From Erigeron canadensis isolate Cc75 chromosome 8, C_canadensis_v1, whole genome shotgun sequence, one genomic window encodes:
- the LOC122611154 gene encoding probable receptor-like serine/threonine-protein kinase At5g57670 — MMSQLAAEEQLAGEYRDRNAGTGGRTVVVGVKLDSQSRELLTWSLVKQAQPGDSLVALHILTNNEIMDRDGKSSLLSLVNSFDSVLAVYEGFCNLKQVDLKLKICRGASVRKVLVRETKAYGANEIIVGTSRNNHTVKSSSSIAKYCAKKLSKSCSIIAVNSGKVVFHRHSPSSTSSTKKGSSDHHKNQLLSLFHKSLSFNPKVLKNGNAEHYNQSDGKNLELALVKYETECIPSALKENCRICSLDPVLPVLEDFCDNGDDDEDNSMALVPVQKLEGSSSSTSLLLRELPELRPGWPLLRRAILSSQLSSKRSRVHQISVVQWAMKLPTRDCMQITNTDSSNDGVFDDQKDGSFEVNEETGAIVCVGGDGSQANLSSPNHDSIRLPKELEGFHEKYSATCRLFQYRELLSATASFKPENMIGKGGNSKVYRGCLPDGKEIAVKILKSSEDVLKEFVLEIEIITALRHQNIISLFGFCFEDNNLLLVYDFLSRGSLEDNLHGNKKNVAFGWSERYKIAVGVAEALVYLHSSCDQTVIHRDVKSSNILLSDDYEPQLSDFGLAKWASTTSSHITCTDVAGTFGYLAPEYFMYGKVTDKIDVYAFGVVLLELLSGRKPISNEYPKGEESLVMWAKPILSSGKFHHLLDKRLVCNYDADQMERMALASTLCIRRAPRARPHMSSVLKLLQGDVEVTKWAKLELDSTGGSDARLQVLEDEGFSQSNLRSHLNLALLDIEDSSLSMSSVEESVSLEDYLRGRWSRSSSFD; from the exons atgatgAGTCAACTTGCAGCGGAGGAGCAACTGGCCGGAGAATACCGTGACCGGAATGCTGGAACCGGAGGAAGGACGGTAGTTGTAGGTGTGAAGTTAGATTCACAAAGTAGAGAGTTGCTGACGTGGAGTTTAGTTAAGCAAGCTCAGCCTGGTGATAGTCTCGTTGCTCTTCATATCCTTACCAATAAtg AAATTATGGATCGAGATGGGAAATCTTCATTGTTATCACTTGTGAATTCGTTTGATTCGGTTTTGGCTGTTTATGAAGGATTTTGTAACTTAAAACAG GTTGATCTTAAGTTAAAGATATGTAGAGGTGCTTCAGTTCGAAAAGTTCTTGTTCGAGAAACTAAAGCTTATGGAGCGAATGAGATTATCGTTGGAACATCACGAAATAATCATACGGTGAAGTCATCATCCTCGATAGCAAAGTACTGTGCTAAAAAACTATCGAAAAGTTGTTCAATAATTGCTGTAAATAGTGGCAAAGTTGTGTTTCATAGACATTCACCTTCATCAACTTCCAGTACAAAAAAAG GGAGTTCAGATCACCATAAGAATCAGTTACTTAGTTTGTTTCATAAATCATTGAGTTTCAATCCGAAAGTACTAAAGAATGGAAATGCCGAACACTACAATCAAAGCGATGGCAAGAACCTGGAGTTGGCTTTAGTAAAATATGAAACTGAGTGCATACCGAGTGCACTCAAAGAAAATTGTCGAATTTGTTCATTGGATCCAGTTCTTCCTGTTCTTGAGGATTTTTGTGATAATGGTGACGACGATGAAGATAATTCCATGGCTTTAGTACCTGTACAGAAACTAGAAGGGTCGTCAAGTTCAACTTCTTTGTTACTAAGAGAATTGCCTGAACTAAGACCTGGTTGGCCACTTCTTCGTCGAGCCATTTTATCTAGTCAGCTATCTTCTAAAAGATCGCGGGTCCACCAGATATCGGTTGTCCAATGGGCTATGAAGCTTCCTACTAGAGATTGTATGCAAATTACGAACACAGATTCAAGCAATGATGGTGTGTTTGATGATCagaaagacgggtcctttgaaGTAAATGAAGAAACTGGAGCAATTGTTTGCGTTGGTGGTGATGGATCTCAAGCTAATTTATCTTCTCCAAATCATGATTCAATACGTTTACCGAAAGAGTTGGAGggttttcatgaaaaatattcAGCCACTTGTAGATTGTTTCAATATCGAGAGCTTCTTTCAGCAACAGCAAGCTTCAAGCCCG AGAATATGATCGGAAAAGGAGGTAATAGTAAAGTCTACAGAGGGTGTCTTCCAGATGGCAAGGAAATAGCCGTTAAAATCTTGAAATCATCTGAAGATGTCCTGAAAGAATTTGTGTTAGAAATTGAGATAATAACAGCTCTTCGtcatcaaaatatcatttcaCTTTTTGGGTTTTGCTTTGAAGACAACAATCTTCTCTTGGTTTATGACTTTCTGTCAAGAGGAAGTCTTGAAGATAACCTGCACG GTAATAAGAAAAATGTGGCATTTGGATGGAGTGAAAGATATAAGATCGCTGTGGGTGTCGCCGAGGCACTCGTTTATCTACATAGTAGCTGTGATCAAACAGTAATCCACAGAGATGTAAAATCATCAAATATATTACTGTCTGATGATTATGAGCCGCAG cTCTCTGATTTTGGGCTTGCAAAATGGGCGTCGACCACCTCATCTCATATAACCTGCACGGATGTTGCCGGGACCTTTGG CTACTTGGCTCCTGAATATTTCATGTATGGCAAAGTAACCGATAAGATTGATGTCTATGCATTTGGCGTTGTTCTTCTTGAGCTTCTTTCGGGAAGAAAACCAATAAGCAATGAATACCCGAAGGGAGAGGAAAGCTTGGTTATGTGG GCAAAGCCGATTTTGAGTAGTGGGAAATTTCATCACCTGTTAGACAAAAGATTGGTCTGTAATTATGATGCCGATCAGATGGAAAGGATGGCTTTAGCTTCTACTCTGTGCATTAGGCGTGCACCACGTGCTCGGCCTCATATGAGCTCT GTGCTGAAACTTCTACAAGGTGATGTTGAGGTGACGAAATGGGCCAAGCTAGAACTCGATTCTACAGGAGGGTCTGATGCAAGACTACAAGTTTTAGAAGATGAAGGGTTTTCTCAATCAAATCTAAGGTCTCATCTTAACCTTGCATTGCTTGATATCGAAGACTCATCGCTTTCCATGAGTAGTGTTGAAGAAAGTGTGTCATTAGAAGATTATCTTCGAGGCAGGTGGAGCCGCTCTTCAAGTTTTGACTAA
- the LOC122579509 gene encoding uncharacterized protein LOC122579509: MKDRYKENHKWRIWFKELDVEGFDLTSSKELLDRLAKDTDEDYAWFLVSLFEQKEKIQKRSKVIPRKNENESEKEEENNEKEDPQYAMFFEKLVEDGKAYKLKTSKDDESPRFLVYEKPEESNEYDHDLPTRGCITMGDDEDNVNSSENRRVKRRVSNETRDILTTEEVSRENKTSEHNAIIEVQKGLTGGSCYELLLESNIPSEYGAFQYAGEPLKYEENVTSSSSDSDIEILENVKDFNEVNNKALVPAKESLKQQLIRILEKPYKKKEHKMLSKYLMEEKPICRHIDLRERPVSSVLKGMTKSLFDDSPISFQVMFRKNKNDSLKAINLLRMFCFWLVHVPNQDVFRPWDDDKILKILPRPRPPRTR, translated from the exons ATGAAAGACCGTTATAAAGAGAATCACAAATGGCGAATATGGTTTAAAGAGTTGGATGTTGAAGGTTTTGATTTGACTTCTAGCAAAGAACTCTTAGACAGATTAGCAAAGGATACCGATGAAGACTATGCATGGTTTCTTGTGTCCTTGtttgaacaaaaagaaaagattcaAAAACGGAGTAAAGTCATTCCACGCAAGAATGAGAATGAAAGCGAAAAGGAAGAGGAAAACAATGAAAAAGAAGATCCTCAGTATGCCATGTTTTTTGAGAAACTAGTTGAAGATGGgaaagcatataagcttaagaCTTCTAAAGATGACGAGTCTCCACGTTTTTTAGTATATGAAAAGCCTGAAGAATCAAATGAGTATGATCATGACCTCCCAACTCGTGGGTGTATCACCATGggtgatgatgaagataatgtGAATTCCTCTGAAAATCGGAGGGTAAAAAGGAGGGTAAGTAATGAAACACGGGATATATTGACTACTGAAGAAGTTTCTAGGGAAAATAAGACCAGTGAGCATAATGCTATAATAGAAGTCCAGAAAGGTCTTACTGGGGGTTCTTGCTATGAATTGCTCCTGGAAAGTAACATACCTTCTGAATACGGTGCATTTCAATATGCAGGAGAACCATTGAAATATGAAGAGAATGTTACAAGTTCAAGTTCTGATTCAGACATTGAGATTTTGGAAAATGTTAAAGATTTTAATGAAGTAAACAATAAGGCATTAGTACCTGCAAAAGAAagt CTAAAACAGCAGCTCATACGGATTCTTGAGAAGCCATATAAGAAAAAAGAGCATAAAATGCTTTCGAAATATTTAATGGAAGAGAAGCCCATATGTCGTCATATAGACTTGCGTGAGAGGCCAGTATCATCTGTCCTTAAGGGAATGACAAAGTCGTTGTTTGATGACAGCCCCA TTTCTTTTCAAGTAATGTTCAGAAAGAACAAGAATGATAGCCTTAAAGCTATTAATCTCTTGCGGATGTTTTGCTTCTGGTTAGTG CATGTACCCAATCAAGATGTATTTAGACCTTGGGACGATGATAAAATTCTAAAAATTCTACCAAGGCCTCGACCACCTCGTACCAGATAG